The Nocardia arthritidis genome has a window encoding:
- a CDS encoding saccharopine dehydrogenase family protein, translating to MADSREFDIILFGATGFVGKLTARYLLGAAPDAARIGLAGRSLDKLTAVRTELGPKAANWGLVVADSTDQAALDALAARTKVVITTVGPYLRYGMPLVAACAKAGTHYTDLTGEPLFIRDAIDQYHDQAVATGAKIVNSCGFDSIPSDLSVYEVYRRTVADNTGELEDTTLIASMRGGVSGGTIDSGRAMMEAIAADPAKGSVLSHPYSLSPDRSMDPDVGRQSDQALMRASTIDPSLDGWVGTFIMASHNTKIVRRTNGLLGWVYGKNFRYREVMSAGKSPVAPLVAAGVAGGIVATMAAGAVLSRAAAGRKLLDRVLPKPGTGPGEKTRDSGWFSMKTYAYTSSGAKYVATFAGKGDPGYKATSVMLGESGLCLAFDTDKQPELAGILTPAAAMGDALTERLRAAGMTIEVERA from the coding sequence ATGGCAGATAGCCGCGAATTCGACATAATCCTTTTCGGCGCAACGGGTTTCGTTGGCAAGCTCACGGCGCGCTACCTGCTCGGCGCGGCGCCGGACGCCGCGCGAATCGGGCTGGCGGGCCGGTCGCTGGACAAATTGACCGCTGTCCGAACCGAATTGGGGCCGAAGGCCGCGAATTGGGGCCTGGTCGTTGCCGATTCGACCGATCAGGCGGCGTTGGACGCGCTCGCGGCGCGGACCAAGGTGGTGATCACCACGGTCGGACCGTATCTGCGTTACGGGATGCCGCTGGTCGCCGCCTGCGCCAAGGCGGGCACCCATTACACGGACCTCACCGGTGAGCCGCTGTTCATCCGGGATGCCATCGATCAATATCACGACCAGGCCGTCGCGACCGGTGCGAAGATCGTGAATTCCTGTGGCTTCGACTCGATTCCGTCGGATCTGAGCGTGTACGAGGTGTACCGGCGCACGGTCGCCGACAACACCGGCGAGTTGGAGGACACCACGCTCATCGCGTCCATGCGGGGCGGGGTCAGCGGCGGCACCATCGATTCGGGGCGGGCCATGATGGAGGCCATCGCGGCCGATCCGGCCAAGGGATCCGTTCTCTCCCACCCTTATTCGCTCAGCCCGGACCGCTCGATGGATCCGGATGTCGGCCGCCAGTCCGATCAGGCGCTGATGCGCGCGAGCACCATCGACCCCAGCCTGGACGGCTGGGTCGGCACCTTCATCATGGCCTCGCACAACACCAAGATCGTGCGCCGCACCAATGGGCTGCTCGGTTGGGTGTACGGCAAGAACTTCCGCTACCGCGAGGTGATGAGCGCCGGTAAATCGCCGGTCGCGCCGCTGGTGGCGGCGGGTGTCGCCGGCGGAATCGTGGCCACCATGGCGGCGGGCGCGGTGCTCTCCCGGGCGGCGGCCGGGCGCAAGCTGCTCGACCGGGTGCTGCCGAAGCCGGGCACCGGACCCGGCGAAAAGACCAGGGACAGTGGCTGGTTCAGCATGAAGACCTACGCGTACACCTCTTCCGGCGCGAAATACGTTGCCACCTTTGCCGGTAAGGGCGATCCCGGCTACAAGGCGACCTCGGTGATGCTCGGCGAGAGCGGGCTGTGTCTGGCCTTCGACACCGACAAACAGCCGGAGCTCGCCGGAATCCTCACCCCGGCGGCGGCGATGGGCGACGCGCTCACCGAACGACTGCGCGCGGCCGGGATGACCATCGAGGTGGAGCGCGCCTGA
- a CDS encoding GntR family transcriptional regulator, translating into MPEFDAVVPKYLQIAQDIRNRIERGELAAGDEVESERELAVRWKVARPTAAKALNTLRQQGIVESRRGSGTYVADRGMPAVDREQYGHTRSFGAPYAEHASVRILRVAAVDPPEHVAEVLRLPDGHAAIMRKRLATTDSGPTELATSWYPAAFAATAPKLLAAERLSGGTLAYLEAAGGRRAVHGRDRVSARLANGEERELLGLPRPAAVLVYELTLYATDNTVIQFDEVVFPPGRRLLQQEYSAR; encoded by the coding sequence GTGCCCGAATTCGATGCGGTGGTACCGAAATATCTCCAGATCGCCCAGGACATCCGGAACCGGATCGAGCGCGGCGAGCTCGCGGCGGGCGACGAGGTCGAGTCCGAGCGGGAATTGGCGGTGCGCTGGAAGGTCGCCAGGCCGACCGCGGCCAAGGCGCTGAACACCCTGCGGCAGCAGGGCATCGTGGAATCGCGTCGCGGTTCGGGAACCTACGTGGCCGACCGCGGAATGCCGGCCGTCGATCGCGAACAGTACGGGCATACAAGGAGTTTCGGCGCACCCTACGCGGAGCACGCGTCGGTGCGCATACTCCGGGTGGCGGCCGTCGACCCGCCGGAACACGTCGCGGAGGTTCTGCGCCTGCCCGATGGACACGCCGCGATCATGCGTAAACGGTTGGCTACCACCGATTCCGGGCCAACAGAGCTGGCAACCTCATGGTATCCTGCAGCGTTCGCCGCCACCGCACCGAAACTCCTTGCCGCCGAACGGCTCTCCGGTGGCACGCTGGCTTACCTGGAAGCCGCCGGCGGCCGCCGGGCCGTACACGGCCGAGACCGGGTCAGCGCCCGGCTGGCCAACGGCGAGGAGCGGGAACTGCTCGGACTGCCCCGCCCCGCCGCGGTCCTGGTCTACGAGCTCACCCTGTACGCGACCGACAACACCGTCATCCAGTTCGACGAAGTGGTCTTCCCACCCGGCCGCCGATTACTCCAACAGGAGTATTCCGCCAGGTAG
- a CDS encoding polyphosphate kinase 2 family protein, with protein MAKQWARPATDALRADGLRIADLDTSGTPGFKGDKKAGRELLAERTQVLSDLQEKLYANGRSGDGRSVLLVLQGMDTAGKGGIVRHVIGSVDPQGVDHAAFGVPTPEEKRHHYLWRIRKQLPRGGQLGVFDRSHYEDVLVVRVHNLVPPKVWEPRYDEINAFERELVDEGTTLVKVAMFVSLDEQKRRLRERLERSDKYWKFNPNDIEERAYWPAYQEAYQVMLERTSTEHAPWYVLPADHKWYSRLAVTELLIDALERLKLDWPPAQFDVTEQLRLLERA; from the coding sequence ATGGCCAAACAATGGGCGCGTCCCGCGACCGATGCGTTGCGGGCCGACGGTCTGCGCATCGCGGATCTGGATACCTCCGGCACACCCGGCTTCAAGGGTGACAAGAAGGCGGGCCGGGAGCTGCTGGCCGAACGCACCCAGGTGCTGTCGGATCTGCAGGAGAAGCTGTACGCCAACGGTCGCTCCGGCGACGGTCGCAGCGTGCTGCTGGTGCTGCAGGGTATGGACACCGCGGGCAAGGGCGGCATCGTCCGGCACGTCATCGGATCGGTGGATCCGCAGGGTGTGGACCATGCCGCGTTCGGCGTTCCGACGCCGGAGGAGAAGCGGCACCACTATCTGTGGCGCATCCGCAAACAGCTGCCGCGCGGCGGACAGCTCGGCGTCTTCGATCGCTCGCATTACGAGGACGTGCTGGTGGTCCGGGTGCACAACCTGGTGCCGCCGAAGGTGTGGGAGCCGCGCTACGACGAAATCAACGCCTTCGAGCGGGAATTGGTGGACGAGGGCACCACGCTGGTGAAGGTGGCCATGTTCGTCTCGCTGGACGAGCAGAAACGCCGGCTGCGCGAACGCCTGGAACGCTCGGACAAGTACTGGAAGTTCAATCCGAACGATATCGAGGAGCGCGCCTACTGGCCCGCCTATCAGGAGGCCTACCAGGTGATGCTGGAGCGGACCTCGACAGAGCACGCGCCCTGGTATGTGCTGCCGGCCGACCACAAATGGTACTCCCGGCTCGCGGTCACAGAATTGTTGATCGACGCGCTGGAGCGGCTGAAATTGGATTGGCCGCCTGCCCAATTCGACGTGACGGAACAGTTGCGACTATTGGAGCGGGCCTGA
- a CDS encoding zinc-dependent alcohol dehydrogenase family protein, with amino-acid sequence MTTDTITARTVVFHELGDADVLTIEDLELPEPGSREVRIRVEALGLNRAEALFRAGTYYYPPTLPGSRLGYESSGVVEAIGADVTEFAVGDKVLTGPNIEMSSAGVYAERVVLSVDSVVPRPEGLDAVTGAATWLTYSTAYGGLLETGGLRPGDHVLITAASSGVGIAALQTAARIGAIPIAVTRTGEKRQHLIDNGAAHVIASADTDVVAETRRITNGAGAQVVFDAVGGPGLAELSTAATHNGTIVVYGWLDHRPMAMPMNWPLRMYGYANMELAATAEGRRRVNHWIASGIRDGVFRPHVGAVFDGLDSIRDAHRLMESGTHTGKIVVEL; translated from the coding sequence ATGACAACCGACACGATCACCGCACGCACCGTCGTCTTCCACGAACTCGGTGACGCCGATGTGCTCACCATCGAGGATCTCGAGCTGCCCGAACCCGGATCGCGGGAAGTCCGCATCCGCGTCGAGGCGCTGGGCCTCAACCGCGCGGAGGCCCTGTTCCGGGCCGGCACCTACTACTATCCGCCGACGCTGCCGGGCTCGCGGCTCGGCTACGAATCCTCCGGCGTTGTCGAGGCGATCGGCGCCGATGTCACCGAATTCGCTGTGGGAGACAAGGTTTTGACCGGGCCCAATATCGAGATGAGCTCGGCTGGCGTATACGCCGAGCGGGTGGTGCTTTCGGTGGATTCCGTGGTGCCCCGCCCGGAGGGCCTCGATGCGGTCACGGGCGCCGCGACCTGGCTCACCTACTCCACCGCATACGGGGGATTGCTGGAAACCGGTGGTCTGCGGCCCGGCGACCACGTGCTGATCACCGCGGCTTCCAGCGGCGTCGGCATCGCGGCGCTACAGACCGCCGCCCGCATCGGAGCCATTCCGATCGCGGTGACCCGGACCGGTGAGAAGCGACAGCACCTCATCGACAACGGCGCGGCGCACGTCATAGCCTCGGCGGATACCGATGTGGTCGCCGAGACCCGCCGCATCACCAACGGTGCGGGCGCGCAGGTGGTCTTCGACGCCGTCGGCGGTCCCGGCCTGGCCGAATTGAGTACCGCCGCAACACATAACGGCACGATCGTGGTCTACGGCTGGCTCGACCACCGCCCGATGGCGATGCCCATGAACTGGCCCCTTCGAATGTACGGCTACGCCAATATGGAGTTGGCGGCCACCGCCGAGGGTCGTCGCCGCGTCAACCACTGGATCGCCTCCGGCATCCGCGACGGTGTTTTCCGGCCGCACGTCGGTGCGGTTTTCGACGGTCTGGACAGCATTCGCGACGCTCACCGTCTGATGGAATCAGGCACGCACACCGGCAAGATCGTCGTCGAACTCTGA
- a CDS encoding DsbA family protein: protein MSKNPGRKKNALSKVQNADRNRTIFIQVAVAVVLIGLVAAIGVGIAIKKARKDDPGPTPTIAATQNTANFAASITDKGAIRIGKPDAKVTVRVIADLQCPACKGFEAANAQVLEDAVKNGTAAVEYNIIAFLDRMSGGTEYSSRSANAAYCVAGSDPTKFQAWVAAMYAQQPPENGTGLTDDKIIQIAKDAGYTDPSVAQCITDRKYNKYVQARTNDVLKSGIQSTPTVYVNGKQIDSSQVLFAQGGLAPVIADAAK from the coding sequence GTGAGCAAGAATCCGGGTCGGAAGAAGAATGCGCTGTCCAAGGTGCAGAACGCCGATCGCAACCGCACCATCTTCATTCAGGTCGCGGTGGCCGTCGTGCTGATCGGCCTGGTGGCCGCCATCGGAGTCGGGATCGCGATCAAGAAGGCGCGCAAAGACGATCCGGGCCCGACGCCGACCATCGCCGCCACCCAGAACACCGCGAACTTCGCCGCATCCATCACCGACAAGGGCGCGATCCGGATCGGCAAGCCGGACGCCAAGGTGACCGTCCGGGTAATCGCCGACCTGCAGTGCCCGGCCTGCAAGGGCTTCGAGGCGGCCAACGCCCAGGTGCTGGAGGACGCCGTGAAGAACGGCACCGCCGCCGTGGAATACAACATCATCGCATTCCTCGACCGCATGTCCGGCGGCACCGAATACTCCTCGCGGTCCGCCAACGCGGCATACTGCGTCGCCGGTTCGGATCCGACCAAATTCCAGGCGTGGGTGGCGGCCATGTACGCCCAGCAGCCGCCGGAAAACGGTACGGGCCTGACCGACGACAAGATCATCCAGATCGCCAAGGACGCCGGGTACACCGATCCTTCGGTGGCACAGTGCATTACCGATCGCAAGTACAACAAGTACGTGCAGGCGCGCACCAACGACGTGCTGAAGAGCGGTATCCAATCGACGCCTACGGTGTACGTCAACGGCAAGCAGATCGATTCCAGCCAGGTGCTCTTCGCGCAGGGTGGACTCGCGCCGGTCATCGCCGACGCGGCCAAGTGA
- a CDS encoding ESX secretion-associated protein EspG, translating into MKWVLTPDEFTHVWENETNLDRRPYPINLVQANTVRTEKEYAALRLAQRFGKQADADLAAALTLCARADATTVTVSGVRTRPPRNGSGPEDERILAFAAAVHKHAGILVATPERVTVRMCHINALGQLLVQIIGPARAGRVGPLREPQDAVLTPLGAQEPPSANGSRGAARFRQMLCKPVDGRGFITVTVEPENPMSPPTRHRTWLDFTGDGRYLLTTAQDMVLTPVSDPEFAAELLRMAHIC; encoded by the coding sequence GTGAAGTGGGTGCTCACCCCGGACGAATTCACCCACGTCTGGGAGAACGAAACGAATCTCGATCGCCGCCCCTACCCGATAAACCTGGTGCAAGCCAATACGGTGCGCACCGAAAAGGAATATGCCGCACTGCGTTTGGCACAGCGCTTCGGCAAACAGGCCGATGCGGACCTGGCCGCGGCGCTCACGCTCTGCGCCAGAGCCGATGCCACCACCGTCACCGTCTCCGGTGTCCGAACCCGGCCGCCCCGCAACGGTTCCGGACCCGAGGACGAGCGGATTCTCGCCTTCGCCGCCGCGGTGCACAAACATGCGGGCATCCTGGTCGCGACGCCGGAGCGGGTCACCGTGCGGATGTGTCACATCAACGCGCTCGGCCAGCTGCTCGTGCAGATCATCGGCCCGGCGCGGGCCGGGCGGGTCGGTCCGCTGCGTGAACCGCAGGACGCGGTACTCACCCCGCTCGGCGCGCAGGAGCCGCCGTCGGCCAACGGATCTCGCGGTGCGGCCCGATTCCGGCAGATGCTGTGCAAGCCGGTGGACGGCCGCGGCTTCATCACGGTGACGGTGGAACCGGAGAATCCGATGTCCCCGCCGACCAGGCACCGCACCTGGCTGGATTTCACCGGCGACGGACGGTACCTGCTGACCACCGCGCAGGACATGGTGCTCACCCCGGTCTCGGATCCGGAATTCGCCGCCGAACTGCTTCGGATGGCGCATATCTGCTGA
- a CDS encoding TetR/AcrR family transcriptional regulator — translation MRGGRMDGRKRRWRQHKIDRREELVDGTLAAIRARGSNAGMDEIAAEIGVSKTVLYRYFSDKNDLVHATMQRFIETTMMPRVYEAISLDADEYQLVRSALAAYVGTVDDDPEVYRFIMGNGSADQSSLAEFEKLFAEVVAAVITDRASARGIQTDGALLCSYVLVGGIQLATHWWTTSKSMSRDEVLDYLTMMAWSAIEGIAKAEGSPAVFNRQPHVLPTPNRPAAD, via the coding sequence GTGCGCGGCGGCCGGATGGACGGCCGCAAGCGCCGGTGGCGCCAGCACAAGATCGACCGCCGCGAGGAGTTGGTCGACGGTACCCTCGCCGCCATCCGCGCCCGCGGCAGCAATGCGGGGATGGATGAGATCGCCGCCGAGATCGGCGTCTCCAAAACCGTTCTGTACCGGTATTTCTCGGATAAGAACGATCTCGTGCACGCCACCATGCAGCGGTTCATCGAGACGACGATGATGCCGCGGGTCTACGAGGCCATCAGCCTGGACGCCGACGAATATCAGCTGGTGCGCTCGGCGCTGGCGGCCTACGTCGGAACGGTGGACGACGATCCCGAGGTCTACCGCTTCATCATGGGCAACGGTTCGGCCGATCAGTCATCGCTGGCCGAATTCGAGAAGCTGTTCGCCGAGGTGGTCGCCGCGGTGATCACCGACCGGGCCAGCGCCCGTGGCATCCAGACCGACGGCGCACTGCTGTGCTCCTACGTACTGGTCGGCGGCATTCAACTGGCCACCCACTGGTGGACGACGAGCAAGTCCATGTCCCGCGACGAGGTGCTCGACTACCTCACGATGATGGCCTGGAGCGCCATCGAGGGCATCGCCAAGGCCGAGGGTTCCCCGGCCGTGTTCAACCGGCAGCCGCATGTGCTGCCGACCCCGAACCGGCCCGCCGCGGACTGA
- a CDS encoding AraC family transcriptional regulator codes for MGLDVLSDAVATMRTGRPHSSLQDKFAPWGMRFPASNGAGFHVILQGSAWLIPPREDGEPIPLGPGDIVFLAHGRGHALASDPATPLREVRPLPDGSWPQPFSEPHAPDASATVMLCGAYQLDHRRAHPLLADLPDVVHLTPRVGTDSSLRAAVELLGTELAQPQPGSDAIVTSLLDTLLLYILRAWWLGAQDDDTIPHNGWAAALVDRPVAAALRAIHTSPEHPWTVEELGAIGGLSRAAFARRFTTLIGRAPLAYLTWWRMTIAGRLLRSDDIPLRAVAQRVGYTSEFAFAKAFKREYDMPPGRYRAHHS; via the coding sequence ATGGGTTTGGACGTGCTGAGCGATGCGGTCGCGACCATGCGCACGGGCCGCCCCCACTCCTCGCTCCAAGACAAGTTCGCACCGTGGGGTATGCGCTTTCCCGCCTCGAACGGCGCCGGATTCCATGTGATATTGCAGGGTTCGGCATGGTTGATCCCACCGCGCGAGGACGGCGAGCCGATTCCGCTCGGCCCTGGCGATATCGTCTTTCTGGCGCACGGCCGCGGCCACGCGCTGGCCAGCGATCCCGCCACGCCGCTGCGTGAGGTGCGGCCGCTGCCGGACGGGTCATGGCCACAGCCCTTCTCCGAACCGCACGCACCAGATGCTTCGGCCACCGTAATGCTTTGTGGCGCATATCAACTCGATCATCGACGGGCCCATCCACTGCTCGCCGACCTGCCGGATGTCGTCCACCTGACCCCTCGCGTCGGCACGGACAGCTCCCTGCGCGCCGCGGTGGAGTTACTCGGCACCGAACTCGCGCAACCCCAACCAGGTTCGGACGCGATCGTCACCTCGCTGCTGGACACCCTGCTGCTGTACATTCTGCGCGCCTGGTGGCTCGGCGCTCAGGACGACGACACGATCCCGCACAACGGCTGGGCCGCGGCATTGGTCGACCGCCCCGTCGCCGCCGCGCTGCGCGCGATCCACACCAGCCCCGAACACCCTTGGACCGTCGAGGAACTCGGCGCCATCGGCGGCCTGTCGCGCGCCGCCTTCGCCCGCCGTTTCACCACTCTGATCGGCCGCGCCCCGCTCGCCTACCTGACCTGGTGGCGCATGACCATCGCCGGGCGGCTGCTCCGCTCCGACGACATCCCGCTGCGCGCAGTCGCCCAACGCGTCGGCTACACCTCGGAATTCGCCTTCGCCAAGGCCTTCAAACGCGAGTACGACATGCCGCCCGGCCGCTACCGCGCTCATCATTCGTAA
- a CDS encoding vitamin K epoxide reductase family protein, which translates to MGITSVRGSWLLLIGGLAGWLAAVALTIERFKLFTDPGYTPSCSINPILSCGSVMVTKQAAVFGFPNPLIGVVGFSVVVTLAVLSVAGVAMPRWIWGGLWLGNVLGVGFICWLIFQSLYRINALCPYCMVVWAIITPLLAVSTQQLWGGSKGPLRIVAEWRWTFVALFYAVVLLLVFLRFQDYWLSLV; encoded by the coding sequence GTGGGTATTACCTCGGTCCGGGGCTCCTGGTTGTTGCTGATCGGCGGGCTGGCGGGTTGGCTGGCCGCGGTTGCGCTGACCATCGAACGGTTCAAACTGTTCACCGATCCCGGCTACACCCCGTCGTGCAGCATCAACCCGATCCTGTCCTGTGGGTCGGTGATGGTGACCAAGCAGGCCGCGGTGTTCGGGTTCCCGAATCCGCTCATCGGCGTCGTCGGATTCTCCGTGGTCGTCACGCTCGCGGTGCTGTCCGTCGCTGGTGTCGCGATGCCGCGCTGGATCTGGGGCGGGCTGTGGTTGGGCAATGTGCTCGGTGTCGGCTTCATCTGCTGGCTGATCTTCCAGAGCCTGTACCGGATCAACGCGCTGTGCCCCTACTGCATGGTGGTGTGGGCGATCATCACCCCGCTGCTCGCGGTGAGCACCCAGCAGCTGTGGGGCGGATCCAAAGGGCCGTTGCGGATTGTCGCGGAGTGGCGGTGGACGTTCGTCGCGCTGTTCTACGCGGTGGTGCTGCTGCTGGTCTTCCTGCGCTTCCAGGACTACTGGCTCTCGCTGGTGTAA
- a CDS encoding class I SAM-dependent methyltransferase, whose protein sequence is MNLARRTMNEPALAAVYERAWRPALFYLASGRTTSADRRDAVRTLRLGGDQKVLDIACGPGNFTRYLSNALTGGGYAVGLDYSEPMLARARIDNSGPRVGYLRGDARRLPFQDGAFDAVCCFGALYLIPDPLTATREMIRVLAPGGRIAISTSHRWNPPFSQASKIAGGWIGLRVFDTETFPTLFAEHGLVDIDQRIHRSLQYVSATRPR, encoded by the coding sequence TTGAACCTCGCCCGGCGCACCATGAACGAACCCGCTCTCGCCGCCGTCTACGAGCGGGCATGGCGCCCCGCGCTGTTCTATCTCGCCAGCGGGCGCACCACCTCGGCGGATCGCCGCGACGCGGTGCGCACGCTGCGGCTCGGCGGCGATCAGAAGGTTCTCGATATCGCCTGCGGCCCAGGCAATTTCACCCGCTACCTGAGCAATGCGCTCACCGGCGGCGGCTACGCCGTCGGCCTCGACTACTCCGAGCCGATGCTGGCCCGCGCCCGCATCGACAATTCCGGCCCCCGCGTCGGCTATCTCCGCGGCGACGCCCGGCGACTTCCCTTCCAGGACGGCGCCTTCGACGCGGTGTGCTGCTTCGGCGCGCTATATCTGATTCCGGACCCGCTCACCGCCACCCGCGAGATGATCCGCGTGCTCGCGCCCGGCGGCCGCATCGCCATCAGCACCAGTCACCGCTGGAATCCGCCGTTCAGCCAGGCCAGCAAGATCGCGGGCGGCTGGATCGGCCTGCGCGTGTTCGATACCGAAACCTTTCCGACACTCTTCGCCGAGCACGGTCTGGTCGATATCGATCAGCGGATCCACCGCTCCCTCCAGTACGTCAGCGCGACCCGCCCGCGATGA
- a CDS encoding ABC1 kinase family protein, which translates to MAKQVPTSRLARGTKLGAVAASSVIRTQRAKLSMRGRSQRVRAKMAEESMIRTTEQVVMVLGTMKGVAMKLGQMMSVLDMDLVPPAHRERFQQRLAVLRNAAPTVSFEAMRQVIEEDFGKPLDSVFAEFQPEPVAAASIGQVYRGRLHDGRDVAVKVQYPGIDAAVRADLKNLNMFRRVLQSAMPWVTPAVLDELRLNMEGELDYHTEAATQLEIAGLYAGHPFIRVPRSIPELSSTRVLVSEYLPGRGFEEIRQLPQAERDRIGEIIYRFYVGSLFTFNEFCGDPHPGNVLLCDDGRVGFLDFGLFNRMDPEHVQFEAICLRAAAEDRAEDLRELMIQRGVIDSPEEIGAEECLEYVLAASEWCLIDEELKITPELASGAFLLAVDPRASEFAGMKQQNLPPEHLFSRRADFLTFGMLGQLDATANWHAIAREWLYGEPPVTELGRIHHEWLAQNPPPAPKPARGRQNSKSRAKSTARKA; encoded by the coding sequence ATGGCGAAGCAAGTACCGACCTCCCGGCTTGCTCGTGGCACCAAGCTGGGTGCGGTCGCGGCCAGCTCGGTGATTCGCACGCAGCGCGCCAAACTATCCATGCGCGGCAGATCGCAGCGGGTGCGGGCCAAAATGGCCGAGGAATCGATGATCCGGACCACCGAGCAGGTGGTGATGGTGCTCGGCACCATGAAGGGCGTCGCGATGAAACTCGGCCAGATGATGTCCGTGCTGGATATGGATCTGGTTCCGCCCGCGCACCGGGAACGCTTCCAGCAGCGCCTCGCCGTGCTGCGAAACGCCGCGCCGACCGTATCTTTCGAGGCCATGCGCCAGGTGATCGAGGAGGACTTCGGCAAGCCGCTGGACTCGGTATTCGCCGAATTCCAGCCGGAACCGGTCGCCGCGGCCTCCATCGGACAGGTCTACCGGGGTCGGCTGCACGACGGTCGCGATGTCGCGGTGAAGGTGCAGTACCCCGGTATCGATGCGGCCGTGCGCGCGGATCTGAAGAACCTCAACATGTTTCGCCGGGTGTTGCAGTCGGCGATGCCGTGGGTGACGCCCGCGGTGCTGGACGAGCTACGCCTGAACATGGAGGGCGAGCTGGATTACCACACCGAGGCCGCGACCCAGCTGGAGATCGCCGGGTTGTACGCGGGTCACCCGTTCATCCGGGTGCCGCGCTCGATCCCGGAACTGAGTTCGACACGGGTGCTGGTCAGCGAATACCTACCGGGCCGTGGCTTCGAGGAGATCCGGCAGCTACCGCAGGCCGAGCGGGACCGGATCGGCGAGATCATCTACCGCTTCTATGTCGGATCGCTGTTCACGTTCAACGAGTTCTGCGGCGACCCGCACCCCGGCAATGTGCTGCTATGCGATGACGGGCGGGTCGGGTTCCTGGATTTCGGACTGTTCAACCGAATGGACCCCGAACACGTGCAATTCGAGGCCATCTGTCTGCGCGCGGCCGCGGAGGACCGCGCGGAAGACCTACGCGAGTTGATGATTCAACGCGGCGTCATCGATTCGCCGGAGGAGATCGGCGCCGAGGAATGCCTCGAATACGTGCTCGCCGCCTCCGAATGGTGTTTGATCGACGAGGAATTGAAGATCACCCCGGAACTGGCCAGCGGCGCGTTCCTGCTCGCGGTGGATCCGCGGGCCAGTGAATTCGCCGGTATGAAACAGCAGAATCTGCCGCCGGAGCATCTGTTCTCGCGGCGCGCCGACTTCCTGACCTTCGGCATGCTCGGTCAGCTGGACGCCACCGCGAACTGGCATGCGATCGCCCGCGAATGGCTGTACGGTGAGCCGCCGGTCACCGAGCTGGGCCGGATCCACCACGAATGGCTGGCACAGAACCCGCCGCCCGCGCCGAAGCCGGCGCGTGGCAGGCAGAACTCCAAGTCCAGGGCCAAATCAACGGCGCGCAAGGCCTGA